From the Butyrivibrio fibrisolvens genome, one window contains:
- a CDS encoding IS66 family transposase, with translation MKSVGVKAAKGSIAAEAYSMITEIMHLDNGFDDLSNKDRKKQRQLVLQDKVDAYFEWVKLKYSQVTHNSTIGKALAYSLNQEEYLRMFLTDGKIPMDNNYAEQAIRPFTIARKNFVLMESDKGAKASAMIFSIAETAKANAINTYEYFNLLLSEIPKHQNDKDTKFLDALLPWSKTVQKKCPSRFKKS, from the coding sequence ATAAAATCAGTAGGCGTAAAAGCAGCCAAAGGTTCCATAGCAGCAGAAGCATACTCAATGATAACTGAGATAATGCATCTGGATAATGGCTTTGACGACCTGTCAAACAAAGACCGCAAAAAGCAGCGTCAGCTTGTCCTTCAGGACAAAGTCGATGCCTATTTTGAGTGGGTAAAACTCAAGTACAGTCAAGTTACACACAATAGCACCATCGGCAAAGCTCTGGCTTACAGCTTAAATCAGGAAGAATATCTCCGTATGTTTCTGACTGATGGAAAAATACCTATGGATAATAACTACGCAGAGCAGGCCATACGCCCCTTCACCATTGCCAGAAAGAACTTTGTACTGATGGAATCCGATAAGGGAGCGAAGGCAAGTGCCATGATATTCAGCATTGCTGAAACAGCCAAAGCTAATGCCATAAACACCTACGAGTACTTCAACCTCTTGCTGTCAGAGATTCCAAAGCATCAGAATGATAAGGATACTAAATTCCTAGATGCCCTTCTTCCCTGGTCAAAAACTGTCCAAAAAAAATGCCCTAGCAGATTTAAAAAGTCTTAA
- a CDS encoding lipopolysaccharide biosynthesis protein, which translates to MDKNFSKSKGITFDVLVFLIGNVLAKAVQFFLLPLFTAYMSTDAYGSGELINNFSELLLPFATLCIYDSVFRFSVNENNSAFLNSAISLLMRSAIICGVAVIAFWLISKDWAIVYLFVIVYLYSLKMILAYYIRGKGKSVYYALSGVINAFSLFLFSSVFLVLLGFEARGYLASIALAYMVTSIFLLFGIEEKMVITIWPIDKEIYRKMLKYSTPLIIYNTGYWITNMSGRYAISIFSGVGNAGIYLAAMKIATIINMIQQAFFMAFQLNGAKQYDQKGSNEYFDDILKIYLAVVFIFGGAVMMLYKVIARITLHGDFYSAVVFLPVIILGAIVDCFFCYFKVLYTVFKRTKRIIISVLIGAIVNVFMCVILVPQLGILGACISSIICFFAQGVFRIFDTRAFIKIRINWAELLTVLFGMVMQMFLYMNGYYWEAVLLYLIISAVLVVGVVRFWRSRSYRQL; encoded by the coding sequence ATGGATAAGAATTTTAGTAAGAGCAAGGGAATTACATTTGATGTCTTAGTTTTTTTAATTGGGAATGTGTTAGCTAAGGCAGTTCAATTTTTTTTATTACCATTGTTCACTGCTTATATGTCTACAGATGCATATGGAAGTGGAGAATTAATTAACAATTTTTCCGAATTATTATTACCGTTTGCTACTTTATGTATTTATGATTCTGTTTTTAGATTCTCTGTTAATGAGAATAATTCTGCTTTCCTTAATTCGGCAATTAGTCTATTGATGAGGAGTGCGATAATATGTGGAGTCGCAGTAATTGCTTTTTGGCTGATAAGCAAAGATTGGGCTATAGTTTACTTGTTTGTGATAGTTTATTTATATTCGCTAAAAATGATCTTGGCCTATTACATTAGAGGAAAAGGGAAAAGCGTTTATTATGCATTAAGCGGGGTGATTAATGCATTTTCACTATTCTTATTTAGTAGTGTTTTTTTGGTACTATTAGGTTTTGAAGCGAGGGGATACTTGGCATCTATAGCATTGGCATATATGGTTACATCAATCTTCTTGTTATTTGGCATCGAAGAGAAGATGGTTATAACAATCTGGCCAATTGATAAAGAGATATATAGAAAGATGCTCAAATATAGCACTCCTTTGATCATTTATAATACAGGATATTGGATTACAAACATGTCCGGTAGATATGCGATTTCTATTTTTTCGGGAGTTGGAAATGCCGGAATATACTTGGCTGCGATGAAGATTGCGACGATTATCAATATGATACAACAAGCTTTTTTTATGGCATTTCAATTAAATGGAGCAAAACAATATGATCAAAAAGGCAGTAATGAGTATTTTGACGATATATTAAAAATATATCTGGCTGTAGTTTTTATTTTTGGCGGTGCTGTTATGATGCTGTACAAAGTTATAGCAAGGATAACACTTCACGGTGATTTCTATTCTGCTGTAGTTTTCTTGCCTGTAATTATATTAGGTGCTATTGTTGATTGCTTTTTTTGCTATTTTAAGGTCTTGTATACAGTATTTAAAAGAACAAAAAGGATTATTATTAGTGTTTTGATAGGGGCTATAGTTAATGTTTTTATGTGTGTGATTTTGGTGCCGCAATTGGGAATTCTCGGAGCATGTATATCGAGTATTATTTGTTTTTTTGCGCAGGGAGTATTTAGAATATTTGATACTAGGGCTTTCATAAAGATAAGGATTAATTGGGCGGAACTGCTGACGGTTTTATTTGGAATGGTAATGCAAATGTTCCTATATATGAATGGATATTATTGGGAAGCTGTTTTGCTATATTTAATCATTTCAGCCGTTTTGGTAGTTGGAGTAGTTAGGTTTTGGAGAAGCAGAAGTTATCGACAATTGTAA
- a CDS encoding radical SAM protein produces MSQVIKKLILCYLPNNTCNLRCSYCYITQSDRWEKPKKLEYSYDYIRKCFSRERLEGTCLINLTANGETLLHPDVELLVKAFLDEGHFVEIVTNGVLTNAIDRILDKNCDNLAHLFFKISFHYTELVNKNLLEVFWNNVKKKKSSGSSFTIELMPNDDLENEIDSIKKICIEQVGAYCHLTVGRNDSINSKPLLSKHPEAEYRCIWGSFESKMFDFKMDILGKKNRSFCYAGDWSYFVNLYSGDVQGCYWQPVIQNIYENPEEKLKSIPIGGHCKLPYCVNAHAHMAWGIIPEKKTPYYNEIRNKKCSDGSEWIVGECKEFFCTKLYDCNEQYSLVSKKIKNILYYYYAIGGILGKPKESWERVERYLKRKKNG; encoded by the coding sequence ATGAGTCAAGTAATTAAGAAGCTAATTTTATGTTATTTACCAAATAATACTTGTAACTTACGTTGTTCATATTGTTATATTACGCAAAGTGATAGATGGGAAAAACCGAAAAAGCTTGAATATTCTTATGACTATATTAGAAAGTGTTTTTCAAGAGAAAGATTGGAGGGAACATGCCTTATAAACCTTACTGCGAATGGTGAAACATTGCTACATCCCGATGTGGAACTGCTAGTAAAGGCTTTTTTGGATGAAGGCCACTTTGTGGAGATAGTAACTAATGGAGTGCTTACAAATGCTATTGATAGAATACTAGATAAGAATTGCGATAATCTTGCTCATCTGTTTTTTAAGATTTCATTTCATTATACAGAACTAGTAAACAAGAACCTTTTGGAAGTGTTTTGGAATAATGTTAAAAAAAAAAAAAGTTCTGGATCGTCATTTACTATAGAACTTATGCCGAATGATGATCTGGAAAATGAAATAGACAGTATTAAAAAGATCTGTATAGAACAGGTAGGAGCGTACTGCCATCTAACGGTAGGTAGAAATGATAGTATAAATTCTAAACCTTTATTATCAAAGCACCCTGAAGCAGAATATAGATGTATATGGGGGAGCTTTGAATCAAAAATGTTTGATTTTAAGATGGATATCTTAGGGAAAAAGAATCGAAGTTTTTGTTATGCCGGCGATTGGAGCTATTTTGTTAACTTGTATTCTGGTGACGTTCAAGGGTGTTATTGGCAGCCTGTTATTCAAAATATATATGAAAATCCAGAAGAAAAACTTAAGAGTATTCCTATCGGAGGACATTGCAAATTGCCTTATTGTGTAAATGCGCATGCCCATATGGCCTGGGGAATTATTCCAGAGAAAAAGACACCATATTACAACGAGATTAGAAATAAAAAATGCTCAGATGGAAGTGAGTGGATTGTTGGCGAATGCAAGGAGTTTTTCTGCACAAAATTGTATGATTGTAACGAACAGTATAGTTTAGTTAGCAAAAAAATAAAGAATATTCTCTATTACTACTACGCTATAGGTGGCATCTTGGGTAAACCAAAAGAAAGCTGGGAGCGGGTTGAAAGATATCTTAAGAGAAAGAAAAATGGATAA
- a CDS encoding polysaccharide pyruvyl transferase family protein produces MIKIIKSNLKKILPKRCQAFLKMGKDFWTLKNRINNIGQSGVVDVLVGTPLHQNIGDHIIAEAEKQFLLRCQKEVIEIPMEAFVYFKGRIQNKIDYIGTVYISGGGWLGNLWPEDENNFLNMIKVFENKRIVVFPQTVYYDDSLESTLKKREKEVLSNKSDLYFCARERTTYDYAKNNYVGVNVYLFPDIAFFENFDDMLERKKNSNVVGVCLRNDREKDVDCNISDQLKQHNYEIRKVNTIYPHRVHLADRKQAISKVVRDFLKCNCVITDRLHAMILSAILGIPCIAIDNKTHKVRGIYDEWLGNFKWICFVEKNKVSEMDIENMINTLKIPDSFDLDLLRSRFDDMRQIV; encoded by the coding sequence ATGATAAAGATAATTAAAAGTAATCTAAAAAAGATACTGCCAAAAAGATGCCAGGCTTTTCTTAAAATGGGAAAAGATTTTTGGACTTTAAAAAATAGAATAAATAATATTGGACAAAGCGGTGTTGTTGATGTTTTAGTTGGAACACCTTTGCATCAGAATATTGGGGATCATATTATTGCGGAAGCTGAAAAACAATTTTTACTTAGATGTCAAAAAGAAGTAATAGAAATTCCGATGGAAGCTTTTGTGTATTTTAAGGGGAGAATTCAAAACAAAATTGATTATATAGGGACAGTGTATATAAGTGGAGGTGGATGGCTTGGGAATTTATGGCCAGAAGATGAAAACAACTTTTTGAATATGATCAAAGTGTTTGAAAACAAGCGAATAGTAGTGTTTCCACAAACTGTTTATTATGATGACAGCTTAGAGAGCACATTGAAAAAACGTGAAAAAGAAGTTTTGTCAAATAAGAGTGACTTGTATTTCTGCGCAAGAGAACGAACAACATATGACTATGCTAAGAATAATTATGTCGGCGTAAATGTATATTTGTTCCCAGACATTGCGTTTTTTGAAAATTTTGATGATATGTTGGAAAGAAAGAAAAACAGCAATGTTGTAGGGGTTTGTCTGAGAAATGACAGAGAGAAAGATGTGGACTGTAATATAAGTGATCAGTTAAAACAACATAATTATGAAATACGTAAAGTAAACACCATTTACCCACATAGAGTTCACTTGGCAGATAGAAAACAAGCGATTAGCAAGGTTGTTAGGGATTTTTTAAAATGTAATTGTGTTATTACTGATAGGTTACATGCAATGATTCTTTCTGCAATTCTCGGTATTCCGTGCATAGCCATTGATAATAAAACTCATAAGGTAAGGGGGATATACGACGAATGGTTGGGAAACTTTAAGTGGATTTGTTTTGTTGAAAAGAACAAGGTATCAGAAATGGATATTGAGAATATGATAAATACGCTTAAAATACCGGATTCTTTTGACTTAGATTTATTGCGTTCAAGATTTGACGATATGAGGCAAATAGTATGA
- a CDS encoding DUF3990 domain-containing protein — protein sequence MEKIILYHGSEKIIKKPVLTGGKISNDYGQGFYCTKHLELAKEWAVDDERPGFVNSYEIDIDGLRILDLNSKDYSILHWLTVLLEHRNVNINSPIAQDGLDYLKNHYHVDLEDYDLILGYRADDSYFSFARAFISNTISIAQLEKAMYLGELGTQYFIKSKKAFSKLKFIEAIQVDNASYYPKKMSRDKSARDSFYNISNTIDRDGVYLVDLMRREK from the coding sequence ATGGAAAAGATCATTTTATATCACGGTTCAGAGAAAATTATTAAAAAGCCCGTTTTAACAGGTGGGAAGATAAGCAATGATTATGGACAGGGTTTTTATTGCACAAAGCATTTAGAACTTGCCAAAGAATGGGCTGTAGATGATGAAAGGCCTGGTTTTGTCAATTCTTATGAAATAGATATTGATGGACTTAGGATTCTGGATCTTAACAGTAAGGATTATTCTATTTTGCATTGGCTGACTGTATTGTTGGAGCATCGTAACGTTAATATTAATAGTCCTATTGCTCAAGATGGTCTTGATTATTTAAAGAACCATTATCATGTGGATTTAGAAGATTATGATCTTATATTGGGATATAGGGCAGATGATTCTTATTTTTCTTTTGCCAGAGCATTCATCTCAAATACTATCAGTATAGCTCAGTTAGAAAAAGCAATGTACCTTGGCGAACTTGGAACACAATACTTTATTAAGAGTAAAAAAGCTTTTTCTAAATTAAAGTTTATTGAAGCTATTCAGGTTGATAATGCCTCTTATTATCCCAAGAAAATGTCCAGAGATAAAAGTGCTAGGGATAGTTTTTACAATATTTCAAATACTATTGATAGAGATGGCGTATATCTGGTAGATCTGATGAGAAGGGAGAAATAG
- a CDS encoding ATP-binding protein translates to MRIEELFPEYGLEDKNTEYKGIIKEGKSDKGKNLEIGWLKTIVAFANTEGGKLIIGVEDDTHKIVALDKKTADKIILMIHRQIKERIDPEIPYDIKGINAVTGSEPRYIIEVTVEKSKNLPVSLHEYGLLGIYVRNYGRTDIATSEQIKDLILMSDNTPFDTASTGIPYIENNYKKLHLVAEERKSKITEKELISKGAITETKIVSKGMQLFADDYDGLRTKLVATVWPGLTKGGSIVTASEEYTGNILSVLEKAISFINSHSANGFRKVDTKTVPYIAYPARAVTEGVVNAIGHRNYYMHGTQIEINIFPDRLEITSPGALLGVRELYKEKNIASIIPRRRNDIICNILEMCKYMEKKGSGFDFIEEDYAKAGEEFAPFITADANSFTLTLPDLTFEKGVIDITAESPDVYVEEILEGKNDLKILSYCYNTKHTVKEIATKIGVTPSTYFRSKVIDRLVNSGMLIEIKNPTASMYTANLEKVKLKI, encoded by the coding sequence ATGCGCATAGAAGAGCTATTTCCAGAATATGGTTTAGAAGATAAAAATACTGAATATAAAGGGATAATCAAAGAAGGAAAAAGTGATAAAGGAAAAAATCTTGAAATAGGTTGGCTCAAGACAATTGTGGCATTTGCAAACACTGAAGGTGGTAAATTAATCATTGGCGTTGAGGATGACACACATAAAATTGTAGCCTTGGACAAAAAAACTGCTGATAAGATCATCTTGATGATACATCGCCAGATAAAAGAACGAATCGATCCGGAAATTCCTTATGATATAAAAGGAATCAATGCAGTAACTGGCAGCGAACCAAGATACATTATAGAAGTGACAGTAGAAAAGAGTAAGAATTTACCAGTGTCACTACACGAATACGGACTGCTTGGTATATATGTACGAAATTATGGGCGCACCGATATTGCCACATCTGAGCAGATTAAAGATCTTATCCTTATGAGCGATAATACCCCTTTCGACACTGCTTCAACAGGTATCCCTTATATTGAGAACAATTATAAAAAGCTTCATTTAGTTGCCGAGGAACGAAAATCCAAGATTACAGAAAAAGAGCTTATATCCAAAGGTGCTATTACAGAAACCAAGATAGTATCTAAAGGCATGCAACTTTTTGCAGATGATTATGATGGTTTAAGAACAAAACTTGTTGCTACTGTCTGGCCCGGATTAACCAAGGGTGGCTCTATCGTCACAGCTTCAGAAGAGTACACTGGCAATATACTATCCGTACTTGAAAAAGCGATCAGTTTCATTAACTCACATTCAGCAAATGGATTTAGAAAAGTGGATACCAAAACTGTGCCATATATAGCATATCCCGCCAGAGCTGTCACAGAAGGTGTAGTCAATGCTATCGGACACAGAAACTACTATATGCATGGTACTCAAATTGAGATAAATATTTTTCCGGACAGACTTGAAATAACTTCTCCCGGAGCGCTTTTAGGTGTACGAGAACTCTATAAAGAGAAAAATATTGCTTCTATTATCCCTCGTAGAAGGAATGATATTATTTGCAATATTTTAGAGATGTGTAAATACATGGAGAAAAAAGGCTCTGGATTTGATTTTATAGAAGAAGACTATGCAAAAGCCGGTGAAGAATTTGCACCATTTATAACCGCAGATGCAAATTCATTTACATTGACCTTGCCAGATCTAACATTTGAAAAAGGCGTCATTGATATTACCGCTGAATCACCAGATGTATATGTAGAAGAAATACTGGAAGGAAAAAACGATCTGAAAATCTTATCATATTGCTATAACACTAAGCACACCGTTAAGGAAATCGCCACTAAGATAGGCGTTACTCCATCAACTTATTTTAGGAGCAAGGTAATTGATAGATTGGTGAACTCTGGAATGCTTATTGAAATAAAGAATCCAACAGCCAGTATGTATACTGCCAATTTAGAAAAAGTAAAATTGAAAATTTAA
- a CDS encoding transporter substrate-binding domain-containing protein: protein MKKNLFNKVTGLALVSALAMTGLTACSSTSAAGSDAANNTVSADTDNTESSSDGYRTLDQIKESGVINIGVFSDKSPFGYVDENGDYAGYDVYLAERLGQDLGVEINYVSTEAANRIEYLQTGKVDIILANFTVTEERAQEVDFALPYMNVALGVVSPEGAVVDSLDSIGVDDQVIVISGTTAETYLTKNYPDIKLQKYDAYAEAKTAFENGNGVAWANDNTEVIAFSLENEGYVVGIPSLGDQDTIAPAVTKGNETLLAWLNDELVALGSENFFHADYEATLLDTYGADYEDTLVLEPSKQ from the coding sequence ATGAAGAAGAATCTATTTAACAAAGTAACTGGACTTGCTCTTGTGAGCGCACTTGCAATGACAGGACTTACAGCTTGCTCATCTACAAGCGCAGCAGGTAGTGATGCAGCTAATAATACAGTTTCAGCAGATACAGATAATACAGAGAGTTCTTCAGATGGATATAGAACACTTGACCAGATCAAGGAGAGTGGTGTGATCAACATCGGTGTATTCTCAGACAAGAGCCCATTTGGATATGTTGATGAAAATGGTGATTATGCAGGCTATGATGTATACCTTGCAGAGAGACTGGGTCAGGATCTTGGAGTTGAGATTAATTATGTATCTACAGAAGCAGCTAACAGAATTGAGTATCTTCAGACAGGTAAGGTTGATATAATCCTTGCTAACTTCACTGTTACAGAAGAGAGAGCACAGGAAGTTGATTTTGCTCTTCCATACATGAATGTAGCTCTTGGTGTTGTATCACCTGAGGGTGCTGTAGTAGACAGTCTTGATAGTATAGGCGTTGATGATCAGGTTATCGTTATCTCCGGAACCACAGCAGAGACATATCTTACCAAGAACTATCCTGATATCAAGCTTCAGAAGTATGATGCATATGCAGAAGCTAAGACAGCATTTGAGAACGGCAACGGTGTTGCATGGGCTAATGATAATACAGAGGTTATAGCTTTTTCTCTTGAGAACGAAGGCTATGTTGTAGGTATACCTTCACTTGGTGATCAGGATACAATCGCACCTGCTGTTACTAAGGGTAATGAAACTCTCCTTGCATGGCTTAACGACGAGCTTGTAGCACTTGGCAGTGAGAACTTCTTCCATGCAGATTATGAAGCTACACTTCTTGATACATATGGCGCAGATTATGAAGATACACTCGTACTTGAACCTTCCAAACAATAA
- a CDS encoding helix-turn-helix domain-containing protein, protein MHAYDQLYLSDAMMNLADAFDVAVNDYGFEIDFFMHLFINSGIAAQFEVGNPRYVAGKSGTELVECVVSKIYGDDSLKKIDLSYSEPTKEYWTGWVLAYYQWESGKTFKEIQRIITPAQLRMKYHPYHEMDEEKVVEYINEKAKNMASVRRIQAYRKLLGMSQSQLASESGVNLRTLQQYEIGAKDINKASVATVLALSRVLKCDVKDLCEM, encoded by the coding sequence ATGCATGCATATGATCAACTGTATCTAAGTGATGCGATGATGAATCTGGCAGATGCATTTGATGTAGCGGTGAATGATTACGGATTTGAGATCGATTTTTTCATGCATCTATTTATTAATTCAGGTATAGCGGCTCAGTTTGAAGTGGGTAATCCAAGGTATGTTGCAGGTAAATCAGGCACAGAGCTGGTTGAATGTGTTGTTTCAAAGATATATGGAGATGATAGTCTGAAAAAAATCGATCTGTCATATTCAGAACCAACAAAAGAATACTGGACGGGATGGGTGCTTGCTTATTATCAATGGGAATCTGGTAAAACATTTAAAGAAATCCAGAGAATCATTACGCCTGCGCAGCTGCGAATGAAATATCATCCCTATCATGAAATGGATGAGGAAAAAGTTGTTGAATATATAAACGAAAAGGCTAAAAATATGGCTTCGGTCAGACGGATTCAGGCATATAGAAAGCTTCTTGGGATGTCTCAAAGCCAGCTTGCAAGTGAATCCGGAGTTAATCTAAGGACTCTGCAGCAGTATGAGATAGGAGCAAAGGATATAAATAAGGCGTCCGTTGCAACTGTTTTAGCTCTTAGCAGAGTTTTGAAATGTGATGTGAAAGATTTGTGCGAGATGTAA
- a CDS encoding acyltransferase family protein yields the protein MEYTKTMEKNEKKLARLDYIDCVRGIAIFLVVFAHIAERYMKFDSYPEYYSLYELVYKITYAFHMPLLMMISGYVYCYVFFSEKRVREVKLKNHVLDLGILYFLMSFLAFFSKIMFSNDVLEPISFDSILYIFIKPIGHLWYLHVLIVLYFINIYLVKLTNVYKSTVFIVAFVLLCMFSDFVPRDTMIASLLARIMKYELYFYIGIVMKEEPEHFLLKKSLIYIFFIASVITLYFAMAQTERPDNQRFIHVIMAVGLSLGIIYFCKWYSIGNVGVFRKLGLISLEIYLLHQYLITLLRLLLSRICSNGIISLFLNVTITLVLIAALVKTIKHYGIRDYIFKPYSSICTVLRRKQRICR from the coding sequence ATGGAATATACAAAGACTATGGAAAAAAATGAGAAAAAACTAGCTAGATTGGATTATATTGATTGCGTTAGAGGTATCGCGATATTCCTGGTTGTTTTTGCGCATATAGCAGAGCGATACATGAAATTTGATAGTTATCCAGAATATTATTCTTTGTATGAACTTGTTTACAAGATAACGTATGCGTTTCATATGCCATTACTAATGATGATCTCTGGGTATGTGTATTGCTATGTTTTTTTTAGTGAAAAAAGAGTTCGTGAAGTAAAATTGAAAAATCATGTATTGGATTTGGGCATATTATATTTTCTAATGAGCTTTCTGGCTTTCTTTTCAAAAATTATGTTTTCAAATGATGTTTTGGAACCGATATCTTTCGATAGCATTCTGTATATTTTCATAAAACCCATCGGGCATCTCTGGTATCTACATGTTTTGATTGTCCTTTATTTTATAAATATTTATTTGGTTAAGCTGACAAATGTTTATAAAAGCACTGTTTTTATAGTTGCATTTGTGCTGCTTTGCATGTTCTCAGATTTTGTTCCTCGCGATACGATGATAGCTTCGTTATTGGCACGAATAATGAAATATGAGCTGTATTTTTATATTGGTATAGTGATGAAAGAAGAACCAGAGCATTTTCTATTAAAAAAGTCTCTTATATATATATTTTTTATTGCCTCAGTTATAACGTTATATTTTGCAATGGCTCAAACAGAACGGCCTGATAATCAGAGATTTATTCATGTTATTATGGCAGTTGGATTATCGTTGGGAATTATATATTTTTGCAAGTGGTATAGTATCGGAAATGTGGGAGTGTTTAGAAAACTTGGCCTTATTAGTCTGGAAATATATCTTTTGCACCAGTATTTGATAACATTGCTTAGACTATTACTTTCTAGAATATGCAGTAACGGAATAATTAGCCTTTTCTTGAATGTTACTATTACTTTGGTTTTAATTGCGGCGCTAGTGAAAACTATTAAGCATTATGGGATAAGAGATTATATATTCAAACCTTACAGTAGTATATGTACTGTGCTGAGACGCAAGCAGCGTATATGCCGCTAA
- a CDS encoding amino acid ABC transporter permease, translated as MQDLGIDVLFKGTNFLRLLQGLWVSARISLISVVISILLGLLVGILMTLKNPVLRAVLKVYLEIVRIMPQMVLLFIVYFGTTRVFGWDLSAESSAIFVFCFWGTAEMGDLVRGSIKSINKIQFESSFALGMSKLQTYLYVILPQTIRRLIPLSINLITRMIKTTSLVMMIGIVEVLKVAQQIIEANRKASPNAAFGVFAVVFLLYFLVCWPISRLSVYLEKRWAL; from the coding sequence ATGCAGGATTTGGGGATTGATGTTTTATTTAAAGGAACCAACTTCCTTCGCCTTCTCCAGGGTTTGTGGGTATCAGCCAGGATCAGCCTTATATCAGTTGTGATCAGCATACTGCTTGGTCTATTAGTTGGAATTTTGATGACTTTAAAAAATCCTGTTCTTCGCGCAGTTTTAAAAGTTTATCTTGAGATAGTCAGGATCATGCCACAGATGGTTCTTTTGTTTATAGTATACTTTGGAACCACCAGAGTCTTTGGCTGGGACTTATCTGCAGAATCGTCAGCTATATTCGTGTTCTGCTTCTGGGGAACTGCAGAGATGGGTGATCTGGTACGAGGATCTATCAAAAGTATAAATAAGATACAATTCGAATCATCCTTTGCACTTGGTATGAGTAAGCTCCAGACATACCTATATGTAATACTGCCTCAGACGATCAGAAGGCTGATTCCTCTTTCTATAAATCTCATAACCAGAATGATCAAGACGACATCGCTTGTGATGATGATAGGAATCGTAGAGGTATTAAAGGTTGCCCAGCAGATAATCGAGGCCAACAGGAAGGCATCGCCAAATGCGGCATTTGGAGTATTTGCAGTTGTCTTTTTGCTTTATTTTCTTGTTTGCTGGCCTATCAGCAGACTGTCAGTATATTTAGAGAAGAGGTGGGCTCTGTGA
- a CDS encoding amino acid ABC transporter permease translates to MDYAVIESYLPLYKDALLLTLKIGWQGIALSLLIGLAGAAILHFKVRILKNIIGIYIELFRNTPLLVQLFFLYFALPKVGIKITAQTCGVLGLGLLGGAYMIESFRSGLESIAVIQTESALSLGMSKEQTFFYVILPQAVSISIPGLLANVIFLLKETSVFSTISLMDLMFTAKDLIGMYAKTIECLFLLVVFYLIMLLPVSILGSALERRLRYAGFGD, encoded by the coding sequence ATGGACTATGCGGTTATAGAAAGCTATCTTCCTTTATATAAGGATGCGCTTCTCCTTACTCTTAAGATAGGATGGCAGGGCATCGCCTTGAGCCTTTTGATAGGCCTTGCGGGCGCTGCCATCTTACATTTTAAGGTGAGGATTTTAAAAAATATAATAGGAATATATATCGAGCTTTTTAGGAACACACCACTTCTGGTACAGCTTTTCTTCTTGTATTTTGCTCTGCCCAAGGTAGGAATAAAGATTACAGCCCAGACCTGCGGAGTTCTGGGACTTGGACTTTTGGGTGGTGCTTATATGATAGAAAGTTTTAGAAGCGGTCTTGAGTCGATCGCTGTTATCCAGACAGAGAGTGCACTTAGTCTTGGTATGTCCAAAGAGCAGACATTTTTCTATGTAATCCTGCCTCAGGCAGTATCCATAAGCATTCCCGGACTTCTTGCAAATGTCATCTTTTTGTTAAAAGAGACATCGGTTTTTTCAACCATAAGCCTTATGGACCTGATGTTTACAGCCAAGGACCTTATCGGAATGTATGCCAAAACTATAGAATGCTTATTCCTTCTGGTAGTCTTCTATCTGATAATGCTGCTTCCGGTATCCATTCTTGGTTCTGCTTTGGAAAGGAGGCTTCGCTATGCAGGATTTGGGGATTGA